The [Bacillus] selenitireducens MLS10 genome includes a region encoding these proteins:
- the panD gene encoding aspartate 1-decarboxylase, protein MYREMMSGKLHRATVTQADLNYVGSITIDPILLDAVNMFENEKVQVVNNNNGARLETYIIPGTPGTGTICLNGAAARLVQPGDKVIIISYKMMTEEEARQHKPKVAILDDCNDIIEMMGTEPEATYR, encoded by the coding sequence ATGTACAGAGAGATGATGAGTGGCAAACTGCACCGGGCGACGGTGACACAGGCAGATTTAAATTATGTAGGCAGTATTACGATCGATCCAATATTACTCGATGCAGTGAACATGTTCGAGAATGAAAAGGTTCAGGTTGTGAATAATAATAATGGTGCACGACTCGAAACGTATATCATACCGGGTACGCCGGGAACCGGTACCATTTGTTTAAACGGAGCGGCTGCAAGACTTGTTCAGCCTGGTGATAAGGTGATCATCATCAGTTACAAGATGATGACTGAGGAAGAAGCCCGTCAACACAAGCCGAAAGTTGCCATACTCGACGACTGTAATGACATCATAGAAATGATGGGAACTGAACCGGAAGCGACATATCGTTAA